Proteins encoded by one window of Ulvibacter sp. MAR_2010_11:
- a CDS encoding glycosyltransferase family 2 protein codes for MYEFTIIVPVYNEEENLERVEKELLAYTKIATKKTAILFVNDGSKDKSQELIEAICHRNEAFHFLNFKENRGLSAAIKAGFDHVESELVGYIDSDLQTAPEDFNLLLAHSNDYALVTGVRANRKDSFVKNMSSKIANGIRRAFTHDGMDDTGCPLKVIQTCYAKQIPMFKGLHRFLPAMILLQDGKILQVPVQHFPRVAGTAKFGLWNRLIGPLMDCFAYLWMKKKYINYEVKSKG; via the coding sequence ATGTACGAGTTTACCATTATTGTGCCGGTCTATAACGAGGAGGAAAATTTGGAGCGTGTTGAAAAAGAACTGTTGGCCTATACAAAAATTGCAACCAAAAAAACAGCCATCTTGTTTGTGAATGATGGTTCCAAAGATAAAAGTCAGGAGTTAATCGAAGCCATTTGCCATAGAAACGAAGCTTTTCACTTTCTCAATTTTAAAGAAAACAGAGGCTTGAGCGCAGCAATTAAAGCAGGTTTTGACCATGTTGAGAGTGAGTTGGTGGGATATATCGATTCCGACTTACAAACTGCCCCCGAAGATTTTAATTTGCTGTTAGCGCATAGTAATGATTACGCGTTGGTCACCGGAGTACGTGCCAACCGAAAGGATTCCTTTGTAAAAAACATGTCTTCAAAAATTGCCAATGGTATTCGACGCGCCTTTACACATGATGGCATGGATGATACGGGCTGTCCGTTGAAAGTGATTCAAACCTGCTACGCCAAACAAATTCCAATGTTTAAGGGATTACATCGCTTTTTACCGGCAATGATTTTGCTTCAGGATGGAAAAATTTTACAGGTACCCGTACAGCATTTTCCACGTGTCGCGGGAACCGCAAAATTCGGTTTGTGGAACAGGCTAATCGGTCCGTTGATGGACTGCTTTGCCTACCTTTGGATGAAGAAGAAGTACATCAACTACGAGGTTAAAAGCAAAGGATGA
- a CDS encoding NAD(P)-dependent oxidoreductase gives MKILVTGAAGFIGSHTAERLVSLGHDVVAIDNFSDYYDVALKQLNAETLAKKGIKVQKADLRTDDLSKIIGEDLSYIFHFAAQPGISTSSTFEDYFSNNFFGTQRLLDAIDKLPNKPFFVNIATSSIYGLNATFTEEQAPLPASWYGVTKLAAEQLVLAYSRRELLQSCSLRLYSVYGPRERPDKLYTRLIDCGLNDKPFPLYDGSLDHLRSFTYVQDIVDGIVSVIGKEGVCNGEIFNLGTEEENTTATGIATVEEILQKKIKMEHKPARPGDQSRTCANIGKARRLLDYNPQTSLKIGLEAQVEWFRENF, from the coding sequence ATGAAAATACTTGTAACAGGCGCTGCCGGTTTTATTGGTTCACATACTGCCGAAAGATTGGTCTCTTTGGGACATGACGTTGTGGCGATTGATAATTTTTCGGATTACTACGATGTTGCTTTAAAGCAATTAAATGCCGAAACCCTCGCAAAAAAAGGGATTAAAGTGCAAAAAGCAGACCTGCGTACCGATGATTTGAGTAAAATAATTGGCGAGGATCTTTCCTATATATTTCACTTTGCCGCACAACCGGGAATTTCGACTTCCAGTACGTTTGAAGATTATTTCAGCAATAATTTCTTCGGAACACAACGCTTATTAGACGCCATTGATAAGCTACCAAACAAGCCTTTTTTTGTAAACATAGCCACTTCATCTATATACGGATTAAACGCAACCTTTACCGAGGAGCAGGCTCCCTTACCCGCGTCCTGGTATGGCGTCACAAAGCTGGCAGCAGAGCAATTGGTTCTGGCCTATTCACGCAGGGAACTGTTGCAAAGTTGTTCGTTGCGATTGTATTCGGTCTATGGCCCGCGGGAACGCCCCGATAAATTGTACACCCGTCTAATCGACTGCGGATTAAATGACAAACCGTTTCCGCTGTACGATGGTAGTCTGGACCATTTACGCAGCTTTACCTATGTACAAGATATTGTAGACGGAATTGTAAGTGTAATTGGTAAAGAAGGTGTTTGCAACGGTGAAATTTTCAATTTAGGCACCGAAGAAGAAAACACAACCGCTACAGGAATTGCGACTGTTGAAGAAATCCTTCAGAAAAAAATAAAAATGGAGCACAAACCCGCGCGTCCGGGTGATCAGTCCCGCACCTGTGCGAATATAGGGAAGGCGAGAAGACTGTTAGATTACAATCCACAAACTTCATTAAAAATAGGGTTGGAAGCCCAGGTGGAATGGTTTAGAGAGAATTTTTAA
- a CDS encoding lipid-A-disaccharide synthase N-terminal domain-containing protein, whose protein sequence is MSNWLIYGIGFLAQILFSGRLIVQWILSEKSKKIVTPSLFWKLSLLASFLLFVYGYLRDDFAIMLGQALTYFIYVRNLQLQGEWQKSPKIIQWFLLIFPVIIVFYGYNNGEYDVDKLFKNEAIPLWLMLLGIISQILFTLRFIYQWMYSEKTKTSQLPVGFWRMSVIGASLILTYAIFREDPVLFVGHIAGLIIYVRNIFIWKKQRNGAT, encoded by the coding sequence ATGAGCAACTGGCTTATTTACGGCATCGGATTTCTAGCCCAGATACTCTTTTCGGGGCGGCTTATTGTACAATGGATTCTTTCCGAAAAAAGCAAAAAAATTGTCACCCCATCTCTTTTCTGGAAACTCAGCTTACTGGCGTCATTCTTACTTTTTGTGTACGGCTATTTACGAGACGATTTCGCCATTATGTTGGGGCAGGCGTTAACGTATTTTATTTATGTTAGAAATCTGCAATTGCAGGGAGAATGGCAAAAATCGCCTAAAATTATACAGTGGTTTTTACTAATCTTTCCTGTGATAATTGTTTTCTACGGCTATAATAACGGGGAATACGATGTCGACAAATTATTTAAAAATGAAGCAATTCCGTTGTGGCTAATGCTCTTAGGAATTATCTCGCAAATCCTTTTTACATTGCGTTTTATATACCAGTGGATGTATTCCGAAAAAACAAAAACATCACAACTGCCGGTTGGGTTTTGGCGTATGAGCGTGATTGGAGCTTCTCTAATCTTAACCTATGCTATTTTCCGGGAAGATCCTGTGCTTTTTGTGGGGCATATTGCCGGGTTGATAATTTATGTTCGGAATATCTTTATTTGGAAAAAACAGCGCAATGGAGCAACTTAA